One Callospermophilus lateralis isolate mCalLat2 chromosome 6, mCalLat2.hap1, whole genome shotgun sequence genomic region harbors:
- the Atp6v1g2 gene encoding V-type proton ATPase subunit G 2 isoform X1 encodes MASQSQGIQQLLQAEKRAAEKVADARKRKARRLKQAKEEAQMEVEQYRREREQEFQSKQQAAMGSQGNLSAEVEQATRRQVQGMQSSQQRNRERVLAQLLGMVCDVRPQVHPNYRITA; translated from the exons ATGGCCAGTCAGTCCCAGGGTATCCAGCAGCTCCTGCAAGCTGAGAAGCGGGCTGCTGAGAAGGTAGCAGATGCCAGAAAGA GAAAGGCTCGGAGGCTGAAGCAGGCAAAGGAAGAGGCACAAATGGAAGTGGAGCAGTACCGCAGAGAGCGAGAGCAGGAATTCCAGAGCAAGCAGCAGGCG GCCATGGGCTCCCAGGGGAACCTGTCAGCTGAAGTGGAGCAGGCCACAAGGCGCCAGGTACAGGGCATGCAGAGCTCCCAGCAGAGAAACCGGGAGCGTGTCCTGGCCCAGCTTCTTGGCATGGTCTGCGATGTCAGGCCCCAGGTCCACCCCAACTACCGGATCACTGCCTAG
- the Atp6v1g2 gene encoding V-type proton ATPase subunit G 2 isoform X2, whose translation MASQSQGIQQLLQAEKRAAEKVADARKRKARRLKQATRRQVQGMQSSQQRNRERVLAQLLGMVCDVRPQVHPNYRITA comes from the exons ATGGCCAGTCAGTCCCAGGGTATCCAGCAGCTCCTGCAAGCTGAGAAGCGGGCTGCTGAGAAGGTAGCAGATGCCAGAAAGA GAAAGGCTCGGAGGCTGAAGCAG GCCACAAGGCGCCAGGTACAGGGCATGCAGAGCTCCCAGCAGAGAAACCGGGAGCGTGTCCTGGCCCAGCTTCTTGGCATGGTCTGCGATGTCAGGCCCCAGGTCCACCCCAACTACCGGATCACTGCCTAG